The nucleotide window TCTGCCAACCTGCTAGTCAATGGAATTTGGGTCCCTTATTTGTGGAGATCATTAAAGAAAGGTCAGGGAACTTTTCATGCCTGATGAATACTTGGGACATTTGGTGCTTCTAGGTCTTGAATGGAGGACAGGGAGCAGGTGGAatgggggacaggctccccaaGGAGGTGGGTCTGTGCTGAAAGGTCAGGAGGAAGGGGACAGAAACTACTTGCAAAGGTTAGCATTCGGGGCCTTGAAGGCGACTACAGCAGAAATTAAGGCTTTGGGAAGCTGGGGGCATGAACAAGGGTTTTTCCTGAAGAGGTTGGaggggtggagcagggcccactCCCTGACATGCCCTCCGTGGTGTCTTCCAGGCCCAGAGGCTACTGGCCGGGAGGAGGCCCCAGCGGCCCTTCTTGGAATCCTTCATCCGGGCCCTCATCATTGTCTGCGCTGCCCTGGCCTTGGTCCTCTCCTCCGTCTCCATCTGCGATGGCCATTGGCTGCTGGATGGAGACGTCCTCTTCGGGCTCTGGCACTTCTGCACTTCCTCCAACCACACGGGGACACACTGTCTCAGAGACCTGAGTCAGGCGCATGTGCCTGGGCTGGCCGTGGGCATGGTCCTGGCGCGCAGTGTGGGCGCCTTGGCTGTGGTGGCTGCCATTTTGGGCCTAGAGCTCCTCATGGTGTCCCAGGTGTGTGAAGACCTCCACTCACGGCGCAAGTGGGCCATGGGCTCTGTcgtcctcctcttctccttcatcctctccTCCGGGGGTCTCCTGAGTTTCGTGATCCTCCTCTGGAGCCATGTCACGCTCACTGGCTTCACCCTGATGTTCTGGTGCGAGTTCAcggcctccttcctcttctttctgaatGCCATCAGTGGCCTGCACTTAAGCAGCATCACCCACCCCTGGGGCCAACCAAGGAAATTTGGGCCTCCCTCCTAGATCCGAGGACTTTGGTTTCTGCAAGAAAGTGTGGTCAAGATGGGACTTTTCCAACGTGAGACcttcggtggggggggggaggggaggggcgggagggggggggcaATGACCTTGAAACTGCTGTCTCTCAGCCAATACCCTTTCGGGTGGTTGGCCAGAATCAGCCCAGCGGCCTTTGCAGCTGGCCTGCGGGGGCCAGAGGCCAGGACCGTGCTTCCGTGCCCCCAAATGCCCGGGCTTAGCCAAGTTAGTAGGATGTTGGTTTTAGAAGAAGTAACACgttttaaaaaacccttttctTGAATCCTTCTTCCCAGGATGGGAATAGATTTGCAAGCAGCATGGGAACCGGCACCTGGGCTGGCTGCAGAGTAAGTGCGGCCTCcacttgttttgttgactctgtGCCGGGATACGGGCTCGGGGGTCTCCTGGGGTTGCCCAGAGTGGATCATTCCTCCAGCGAAGCGTATCTAGGCGGTGCCTCAAACTTTTCTTCCACCAGCTCAAAGGGCCTTATGGGCACATTTCCCTGCTGCAGCTTCGGTCATGCCAGGGATGCAGAATTCAGGATTCCCTCGATTTCTTGCATATGCTAGATTTTCAAACCATTTGATGCGATTAGAACCCTGCCCTTctggttgggggggggtgcaTAATCCTTGAACAACTGGAGCTTCCAGCAGCCAGCTATCCCGTCTGGGAATCCTGCCTGAACCCTTCCAGCAAGCTTCCCAGGACGGCCCTCTAACCTTCCAATACTTCCCTTAGCCTCCTCCCGAGGCAAGGGCGTGTACGTATCTGGCTTTGATAAGGGCCAAGACGGCATAGGGTACCATTTTTGATTCCAGAGCACATTTCCAAAGAGCACATATCTGGGCCTGCCGAACTccggcggggagggggtggtcaAGGGGCCTTGGCAGGCCTTGAGTAATGATTAACAGCTGTCCTGGGGATGAGTGCGGGTGAAGGGGACCAGGGACCAGTGGAGAGTTCCATCCTTGCCCTCAGATGTTCATTTCTGGGTAACCAGTTGCCCCCTTTCCGGTGTCTTTTTTCTGCCCCCGGAGCGGGGGTTTTTGCCCTCAGCCATTTCATTCCACACTAGTGCCTTCCCTCTGCACTGGATCTGCTCTGGCAGCTGCTCCTGGCATGGATTTTTGGTCTCTGCCCCGTCCTGGTCACTGCAGGTTCCCCTTCCTGGGCTGGGTGCTCCTGTCTGTCtcttgtgggtttttaaaaaactttgatTCCTAAATGTATATGGAATCCGTGGAGATCACTGTAGAAAGGTGTCATGGGCCAACCTGTTTTTCAGAGAGCGGAACTCATCTACCAGACGGGCTGCGTTCTCAGCCCTGGGAAATAAGCACCTGACCTTTCCTTCCAGGAGTGTTCACCAGGAGCAAAGGGGTGAACTTTTTGTCTCTGCGGTGGGGAGGTGCAGAAGTGGGAAGCCAGGAGCGGGACGGCACTTGTCCATGGTCACCCGCCAGCAAGATGCCTTCTCTATGTTGAGGCTTCTGTCCAGAGTGCTTTCCCCGCCGATCTCTGGGAGGCTTTGTTTTATAAAAGGATTCAAATGTTCAGTTCACTTTAATCCTTAACATggttggtggggagggagtgCTCACAGTCAAAACTGAGATCCAGAGAATAAAGGAGAGACAGATCTccatcagacagggagacaggccCCTATCCCCCACCCAGGAGTGAAGAGACAGATGGAGCCTCTGAGCAGGGATTTGAAACCAAAGGCGCTGGACTGAACTGCAGCCGCTTCTTGCTGAGTATCTCAGGCAAGTCATGGGACCTTGGTGaacctgtttctcttttctgtcccATGGAATCATGTCCCATTCCCACCTATTCTGCCCCCAGGGCTGTAGATAACtgaaagcagaaggaggagaggggtgCCTTGTACCATGCTAGGGTTACTAAGGAAGCTGGGGGTCTTGGGGCTCTCTTGGCCTTGCTGACTTGGTCAGATGAATTCAGTTGTCTTGAGGTTGTAGGGTCTGAGTTACTAGACAGGTGAGTTGTAGGGAGGGTCCACCTAGGGCCAAGGGTCTCCCATTTCTCCTGTTTCCTGCGCTTCAAACTTAACCCTGGAAATTCCAGGAAAGAGTAGGGAAGTGAGTGGGAATGTCATCCTTCACTTTTTGTCTTAAGGGCCAGAAGAGTGGGCAGTTACAGACCAAACCTGTCCCAGCTACCATTTATTGCCCTGTCCTCTTCTGGAGCCCCTGACTCAGGCCCTCTTCCTGCCCCATGGTGCCCTCATTCCTCTCAGTTCTAAGGAACCTTATCAgcacagccccctccccatcccaagGCTCAGGGAAGGCGGATGGTAGGTCACAGGAGAAAGCAGGTGATGTCTGCTGAGAAGACGGGTCCGGGACTGTCCCGCAGCAGGGTCTGGCCTCTCCATGACCCGCCTTGGCGTCTGTCCCGTGGATGGCCCTGCTCCAGACTCTCAGATGACACTGTTCCTGCAGGTGGCCCTGCTCTGTTCTGAGGTGCTGGCTTTGGTGCTGTGGGCGAGGCCGCTGGAGCCGTTGCTGAAGGAGGAGCTGAGGGCCACGGGGTGCAGCAGGGACTCACGAAGGTGCCACTGGCACCACTTTTTCCGAAGCTCCAGCTGCACCTGTCCCAGAGACCAGCCGTCAGCTGTGCAGACAGGCACCCAGCGCCCGTAGGCCCGTTCACTCCCCCAGGTCCCTGGGACAGGCCCTGCCTCTCCTGCCCAGGGtgtcctgccttcccctctcccacaggCCACTCAGATGGGCCGTTTCCAGCTGCAATGTCCAGTAGGGATCAAGGGCCCCCTCTCGTCTGGACACTTCCTCCACCTGTCACCTTACAGCGTGTGTCCCGACGAAGGGGCTTTGGGGTGGTCTCCCAAATCCCAGCACTCCCAACATCCAGATCATCATCCAGGACAATGGGACCCATTCTCGTACAGTCACCTTAGCTCAGACCTTACCTGGGGACCCTGAAGTTGCTCTCTGGAACTTTCCCTCACAGTCCCCAGCTGTAACAGCCCAAGCCAGGCTTCAGGCTTGACTTTTTGGAAAACAAGAGGTTCTTCCCATTCAAGTGTGGCGAACCAGATAAATGGTCAGCTGTTACAGGAAAGCCTGCCTTGGGTGAGGCACTATTTGACTAATGTGGGTTACATGGCTTGTGTGTGTCCCCACCCAAATGCTCTGGGTAGGGGCAGAGACCTCAAGGTTAAGTGTGCAGCCCTCTCAGGGAGTCAACACTCCTGTGGGGTTCAGTGAGTAACTGAGTGTCGAAGATGGCATTGTCGACTCTCTCATTTaacagatgggaagactgaggcccagagaaggataGTGAGCAGTATCCCCCATCAGTCAAGCCGCAGAGCAGTCAGGAGCCTGGGTTTTTGTTGGGGTGCCTGCACTTGCCTCTAGTTCATGGACTTGCTCAAGGATAAGAATCGCCGGGAATGCTTGTTAAACATTTTCAGGCTCCAACCCAGACATACAGAATCCTCCTTTTGCCAAATTGGAAataggggcggggtggggaggagtagGGCCCAGCAATTGTTTTAACTGGACCTCCTGGTGCTTCAGGGCTCCTAGGAAGTGAGCTCAAGAGACCCAGGCCTCCCCCAGCCACACATccatctctccccaccaccccttccaGGGAGCTTCTGGGCAGGAATCCCGTGGCTAGGGAGCTCCTCCTTCCAGGCAGCCAAGCTCACTCACCTCCCCGTTGAGGAAACAGTAGAGGACCGCCACCACCAGGCCCTGGAGAGGGGTCAGAGGCAGCGAGGGGTCAGGGGAGGCCCTACAGCACCCGGCCTCCTCCCTCCAACCTCCTCCCCCTGTCCTTCAGTTGCCAGCCCCAGGCTCGCTTCCAGCACTCCAGAATCTCCCCACACCTCTCACccctggtggtgggggggggggggcgggactaCCTCTTCTGGGGTCCCCTTGGTGCCCCTGGCTGTGCTGACTTCATCGGGCTCAGCTCCTTGAGGTGGGGCTTGGGTCCAGCCTGGTGGCCTCACACACGTGGGATTTCAGAGGAGAAGCTGCTAACTTGGGCCCGTGGGGACCGGGCAAGTCACCTGAATTAGTAAGGTGGGCCAtctgggagaagcagggagtggCGGCCCCCGATGTGCACCTGTCCCTCAGGTAGGGGGTGGGGCCAGCCCATGGGACACCCTGTGCCCCCTGTGGGTGGGCTCATTTTCCAGATAAGCTGGAAGTCTGGACACAGGCAACAGTTCAGACTGTCACAACAGGTTAAGACA belongs to Meles meles chromosome 9, mMelMel3.1 paternal haplotype, whole genome shotgun sequence and includes:
- the TMEM37 gene encoding voltage-dependent calcium channel gamma-like subunit isoform X3, which gives rise to MTAINVQAQRLLAGRRPQRPFLESFIRALIIVCAALALVLSSVSICDGHWLLDGDVLFGLWHFCTSSNHTGTHCLRDLSQAHVPGLAVGMVLARSVGALAVVAAILGLELLMVSQDGNRFASSMGTGTWAGCRLHRTVQPTALKRFWRTCHQAVQVAARFSKLRISQRKSSLDTDWPLTVLNYVSTTQIHPLKP
- the TMEM37 gene encoding voltage-dependent calcium channel gamma-like subunit isoform X1 encodes the protein MTAINVQAQRLLAGRRPQRPFLESFIRALIIVCAALALVLSSVSICDGHWLLDGDVLFGLWHFCTSSNHTGTHCLRDLSQAHVPGLAVGMVLARSVGALAVVAAILGLELLMVSQDGNRFASSMGTGTWAGCRVSAASTCFVDSVPGYGLGGLLGLPRVDHSSSEAYLGGASNFSSTSSKGLMGTFPCCSFGHARDAEFRIPSISCIC
- the TMEM37 gene encoding voltage-dependent calcium channel gamma-like subunit isoform X2; protein product: MTAINVQAQRLLAGRRPQRPFLESFIRALIIVCAALALVLSSVSICDGHWLLDGDVLFGLWHFCTSSNHTGTHCLRDLSQAHVPGLAVGMVLARSVGALAVVAAILGLELLMVSQVCEDLHSRRKWAMGSVVLLFSFILSSGGLLSFVILLWSHVTLTGFTLMFWCEFTASFLFFLNAISGLHLSSITHPWGQPRKFGPPS